The genomic DNA TATGGCATCTGCTCATATTGGTGTTATTCAGCAATGGTTAAATAATGGACAAAAAGAAACACCTGAGGAAATTGCTCGTATTTTATCAACAATCGCAGTTCATGGACCTTTTTATGCAGCTGGGTTAAAAAAGTGAGTTGTTGCAAAATAAAAAGATCATCCACTATTTATAGCGGATGATCTTTTATTTCATTACAACACTTCAATATACCCTTCAGTTCCATGTACCCGAATTCGTTGTCCGTCTTTTATTAATCTCGTAGCATTCTCTACTCCGACGACTGCTGGTAATCCGTATTCACGTGCAATCACTGCTCCGTGCGTCATAAGTCCGCCAACTTCAGTGACTAACCCTTTTATAGACACAAACAATGGTGTCCAGCCAGGGTCAGTAAAAGCCGTAACTAATATATCTCCCTCTTCTAAATTCGCTTCTTCCATGTTTAAAATAACGCGAGCTCTCCCCTCAACTATTCCAGAAGAAACAGGCAGACCTACAATCGCGTCAGCTGGAAGGTTTTCTCGTTTATATTTACCTGTAATGATTTCTCCATCAGACGTCATTACACGCGGAGGCGTTAGTTTTTCATATAATTTATAATCATTTTTTTGTTTATGAATAAGCTCATAATCTAGTTTCATCGTGCGAACAACTTCGTGAAGCTCTTCAAATGTTAAATAGTATATATCATCAACTTCATAAATGACACCGCTCTGCACAAGTTGCTCAGCTTCTTTCAGTAACGCTTGCTTATATATGAAATAACGATTAATCATGCCGTATTTCGGATATTCACGATAGCCAATAAAATTACGGATGTTACGAATCATTCGCTTCGTTTCTTCTACTTTTTGTTCTCCATCTGACAAATGCTGTAATCGCTCTAATAACTCTTCTTCTTTGTTCAAAGCTTCCTGCAGCCCTTCTTCAAACTTCCGCTTACTAGCACCATATTCAAAGTCTCTTACATTATTTAAAATCATCGGGATAATGGTTATTGGCTTCTCACTCCAGCGCGTTTTCGTAATGTCGATTTCGCCGCTACATCTCATTCCGTATTTATTTAGAAAAGCAACGATTGTATCTCGAGCTTTTTCTCCGCCTTTATACTGAACAAGTTCATCTAAAAAGTTATCCTCTTCTACATGTTGTAAATACGCAATAACTTCTGGATATGGCCGAATCACATCAGCAACATCCATTAATGCTAAACCCATTTCTGAAGTAATATTATTTTGTACTGATTGAGAAAGGGTGTCCGCTGCATTCTTTTCACCTAGCCATTGCTCCATCTTTTCATTGATCCATGTTGAAGCATTCATACCTGCCATAATGACAGCCATACTTTGCGGATGAAATAGTATTTTCTTTAATTGCTGAATATCTTCCAAAATAAAATCAAGTACATCCACCTCTGATTTCGTTTGCATGTTTCGTTTTAACTCTTCGATTGATGCTTGACTCTTCTTTATTAAATCCATAACGATTGCCGGATTGTTTTCGATTTGTGGTTGCGAGCTTACAGGTGGCCCGCTTTTACCAACACTCTTTTCTTTTTCATCATCTGGTAACAATTTAATAAAATCATCTCGCTCGACTACAGTCGTTAATGCATCTTTAATAAGTGGTTCCGAATTCCCTATCGTATTTAATAAAAGTTCTCTACTAGTAGGCGAAGCCAATCTTTGTGCAACATCAACAAACAGCCTTCCCCCAGCTTGAAACCTCGGTCCAAAGGATGTTAACTGAAATAAAGACATTCCTAATGGCTTCAAAGGATCAGTCATCATTTGCTGGTGACCAACCGATACATACACATGATTTTCCTGATCATTTGCTTCCGGAATTGGATATAAAGTCGTGATTGGCCTGCTTTGGACAATATAAAATGCATCATCAACTAAACACCATTCGATATCTTGCGGACAACCGAAATAAGCTTCGATCTGCCTTCCGATCTGTGCTAATTGTAAAATTTGTTGTTCAGACAATGTTTGAATCTTTTGCTGAGCCGGATCAATCTGTTTCGTCTCTGTTCCGCCCTCTTTTAAAGCATAAATAGCTAATTTTTTAGTTGCTATCATCGTTCCGGTAATTTCGCCTTCTTTTACTTTATAATTATCGGCAGAGACCAATCCTGATACCAATGCCTCTCCCAGCCCAAAACTGGCATCGATTGATAACACCTTTCGGTTAGAAGTAACTGGATCAGCAGTAAATAAAATGCCCGAAGCCTGCGGGAAAACCATTTTTTGAACGACAACACATATAGAAACTTGTTTATGTTCAAAACCATTTTGCATACGGTACATGACTGCTCGATCTGTAAATAAAGAAGCCCAGCACTTTCTTACATGCTGCAAAATTGCTTCTTTTCCAATGATATTTAAATACGTATCTTGTTGACCAGCAAACGAGGCATATGGTAAATCTTCAGCCGTCGCACTAGAACGAACTGCATACGCATGTTCATTTCCAAAACGTGAGAGATATTGAGCTACCGCTTCCACTACATCAGAAGGGATTTCTACTGCCATAATGATTTCTCTAATCTTCTTACTGATTTCACCAATTTGAGCTCGCTCTTCCTTTTTCAACTTTGTTAGCTGCTGCAATAAAGTTTGAAGCTCTTCATTTTGCTCGATAGCCTTTTCATATCCTACCGTTGTAACACAAAATCCTTCTGGCACTTGTATCCCTTGAATATTGGATAACTCCCCTAAATTCAAGCCTTTTCCACCGACAAGTGAAAGCTGCGTTTTTTCTATTTCCTGAAAATCGAGAACGAAAGAACTCATATAACATCTCTCCTTACTATACATGTGTTCTTGATTGTAGCAGTAGTACATGAGAATAAACAGTCTATTTCGAACTTGATTTACATGATATAATTAAGTTAGGAAGAGATTAAAAAACGCCCCAGTTGCTTCATTCTGCAATTGGGGCTTCTTATTTTCGCTCAATTTCAAATTATAATTTACTCACAACTCACTTCAATGTAGTTCTGTTTTTCCACTTTTTTTTATAAAAACGCCATTAATTATCACACACAATTCTTACCTCAACAAATGGTATATAACCCGAAATACGCTTTAGTTTATCCTCCTGTGAGCCTTTTCACAGGAGTTTTTATACATACATATATTATTTATAATGAATCAGTTCTCCTATTTTTCAAAAGCATATTCTGTGTCATAGTAACGCTTTTTAGAATTTATATATACCTTCTAATTTTTCTAAAAAAAGGATGATTGTATTGGAAATGAAAGGGCCTCAAGGCATTTATGATGATGTTATTAGTTTAGGGGAAAATTGTTATACTGCTATTCATCTAAAAAAATATAGGCTGCGGAAATATTCAGGTC from Bacillus basilensis includes the following:
- the ppsA gene encoding phosphoenolpyruvate synthase, translated to MSSFVLDFQEIEKTQLSLVGGKGLNLGELSNIQGIQVPEGFCVTTVGYEKAIEQNEELQTLLQQLTKLKKEERAQIGEISKKIREIIMAVEIPSDVVEAVAQYLSRFGNEHAYAVRSSATAEDLPYASFAGQQDTYLNIIGKEAILQHVRKCWASLFTDRAVMYRMQNGFEHKQVSICVVVQKMVFPQASGILFTADPVTSNRKVLSIDASFGLGEALVSGLVSADNYKVKEGEITGTMIATKKLAIYALKEGGTETKQIDPAQQKIQTLSEQQILQLAQIGRQIEAYFGCPQDIEWCLVDDAFYIVQSRPITTLYPIPEANDQENHVYVSVGHQQMMTDPLKPLGMSLFQLTSFGPRFQAGGRLFVDVAQRLASPTSRELLLNTIGNSEPLIKDALTTVVERDDFIKLLPDDEKEKSVGKSGPPVSSQPQIENNPAIVMDLIKKSQASIEELKRNMQTKSEVDVLDFILEDIQQLKKILFHPQSMAVIMAGMNASTWINEKMEQWLGEKNAADTLSQSVQNNITSEMGLALMDVADVIRPYPEVIAYLQHVEEDNFLDELVQYKGGEKARDTIVAFLNKYGMRCSGEIDITKTRWSEKPITIIPMILNNVRDFEYGASKRKFEEGLQEALNKEEELLERLQHLSDGEQKVEETKRMIRNIRNFIGYREYPKYGMINRYFIYKQALLKEAEQLVQSGVIYEVDDIYYLTFEELHEVVRTMKLDYELIHKQKNDYKLYEKLTPPRVMTSDGEIITGKYKRENLPADAIVGLPVSSGIVEGRARVILNMEEANLEEGDILVTAFTDPGWTPLFVSIKGLVTEVGGLMTHGAVIAREYGLPAVVGVENATRLIKDGQRIRVHGTEGYIEVL